Proteins from a single region of Fundulus heteroclitus isolate FHET01 chromosome 12, MU-UCD_Fhet_4.1, whole genome shotgun sequence:
- the LOC118564796 gene encoding lymphocyte antigen 6G-like: protein MQLYGALVLFFTFSAACGLKCYLCALADPKSCTGTATCPASFDRCFSQQPEGTNLVTKGCMPSQLCIASITCCEGDLCNSGVPTADGAVPTGPGVILLLISSALITLFI from the exons ATGCAACTTTACGGAGCTCTGGTCctgttttttactttctctgCTG cGTGTGGACTGAAATGCTACTTATGTGCATTAGCTGATCCTAAGTCCTGCACAGGCACAGCGACTTGTCCTGCATCTTTTGACCGATGTTTCTCTCAACAGCCAGAAG GAACGAATTTGGTTACCAAGGGATGCATGCCCAGCCAATTATGCATtgcatccataacttgctgtgaaGGGGACCTGTGCAACAGTGGCGTACCAACTGCAGACGGTGCCGTACCAACTGGCCCCGGCGTCATCCTGCTGCTGATTTCTTCAGCTCTTATCACTCTCTTTATTTAA
- the LOC118564795 gene encoding prostate stem cell antigen-like has protein sequence MSLLHLLSDRAEKTQMFKMKLYGPLIFLLTVSAAYGLKCYQCINAKPESCKSIESCTNGTNQCYSIKVPVLGTVTKGCKPSAIPCISPTTCCEGNLCNGATPTAPGVYLLLMSSALFVLSISGPGLVL, from the exons ATGTCTCTGCTCCATTTGTTGTCTGACCGGGCTGAAAAAACGCAAATGTTCAAAATGAAGCTTTACGGACCTCTGATTTTCCTTCTTACTGTCTCTGCTG cATATGGATTGAAATGTTACCAGTGCATCAATGCTAAACCGGAATCCTGTAAATCCATTGAATCCTGTACGAATGGTACCAACCAGTGCTACTCCATAAAAGTACCTG TTCTGGGCACTGTCACAAAGGGATGTAAACCGTCCGCTATACCATGCATAAGTCCTACTACTTGCTGTGAAGGGAACCTGTGCAATGGAGCCACACCAACAGCTCCCGGTGTCTACCTGCTGCTGATGTCTTCTGCTCTCTTCGTGCTCTCCATTTCAGGCCCTGGGTTGGTTCTGTAA